A window of the Synechococcus sp. M16.1 genome harbors these coding sequences:
- a CDS encoding glycosyltransferase — protein sequence MTESPLHLVIVNTPIGALGSGEGGGVELTLRSLVQGLVRRGHRVTVVAAKGSTLPVDCRGVELLEVEGVNQPSWQHAAEHAPVEIPRNGLLPALWEAALDVGQSADAVINGGYDWLPLWLTQRVSARLFHLVSMGDVAAVMRDVIEAVAAWDSRRLAFHTHRQAADFRLPSPPSVVGNGFDLSNYTFQGQTNGPLGWAGRIAPEKGLEDAAAAAAALGEQLLVWGLREDDAYARQVESSVPKGTIDWRGFRSTRELQQEMGHCRALINTPKWNEAYGNVVVEALACGVPVVAYDRGGPGELICSGRTGWLVPPDDVAAITEALRRVDSIERSLCRSWAEEHASCEVFSQRVEAWVRTGLTADVSINRRS from the coding sequence ATGACGGAGTCGCCGCTTCACCTCGTCATCGTCAACACGCCCATCGGGGCCCTCGGTAGTGGCGAGGGTGGAGGTGTGGAGCTCACCCTCCGATCCTTGGTGCAGGGGTTGGTGCGGCGTGGCCACAGGGTCACGGTTGTGGCCGCCAAGGGCTCCACGCTCCCCGTCGACTGCAGAGGAGTTGAGTTGCTGGAGGTGGAGGGTGTGAACCAGCCCAGCTGGCAGCACGCCGCCGAGCATGCGCCGGTAGAAATTCCCCGTAATGGGCTTCTGCCGGCTCTCTGGGAGGCCGCGCTCGATGTGGGTCAGTCCGCCGACGCCGTGATCAACGGTGGCTACGACTGGCTGCCGCTGTGGCTGACGCAACGGGTCAGCGCCAGGCTCTTTCATCTCGTGAGCATGGGGGATGTGGCTGCGGTGATGCGCGATGTGATCGAAGCCGTCGCCGCCTGGGATTCCCGTCGCCTTGCTTTTCACACCCACCGCCAGGCCGCTGATTTCCGGCTGCCTTCTCCGCCCAGTGTTGTGGGCAACGGATTTGATCTCAGCAACTACACCTTCCAAGGGCAGACCAATGGCCCCCTTGGTTGGGCAGGCCGCATCGCTCCGGAAAAGGGGCTGGAGGATGCTGCTGCTGCCGCTGCCGCCCTGGGTGAACAGCTTCTGGTTTGGGGGCTGCGTGAAGACGACGCCTATGCCCGGCAGGTGGAGTCGAGTGTTCCTAAGGGCACGATCGACTGGCGTGGATTTCGATCGACCCGGGAGCTGCAGCAGGAGATGGGCCACTGCCGCGCTCTGATCAACACACCGAAATGGAATGAGGCCTACGGCAATGTTGTGGTTGAAGCCCTGGCCTGTGGTGTTCCGGTCGTCGCCTATGACCGTGGAGGACCGGGGGAGCTGATCTGTTCCGGTCGCACTGGCTGGTTGGTGCCGCCCGACGATGTTGCTGCCATCACGGAGGCTCTTCGGCGTGTCGACAGCATTGAGCGCTCCCTCTGCCGCAGCTGGGCTGAAGAGCACGCCTCTTGTGAGGTCTTCAGTCAGCGTGTTGAAGCTTGGGTTCGAACAGGACTGACGGCGGATGTCAGCATCAACCGCAGGAGCTGA